In Alteromonas sp. RKMC-009, the genomic stretch GCACCTGGGTCATACCGCTGACGGCAAACATATTTACCTGTATCAGCATCAGGGCTATTCGCCCATCATGCGGGAGATTGGCCGGCTGAGAGAAATCGCTTTTCGCGCGGTGGGGGAAGGTACTAACCGCCGCCGTGATATTGATCAGTATGACTCCCACTACTACCACCTTGTCTTATGGGATGAAAACGATCTTGAGATTGCCGGCGCCTACCGCTTCGGCGACGCATCCGTATTGACCGAAGAAGGCCATCCCACCGGCCTGTATTCAGCTACCCTGTTCAATTATGGCAATGACAACGACGCTCTGTTCAAAGAAGGTCTGGAACTGGGCCGGAGTTTTGTGCAGCCACAGTACTGGGGTAAACGGAGTCTGGATTATTTATGGATTGGTATCGGAGCATTTCTGAGCCGTTATCCGAAATACCGGTTTCTGTTCGGAGCAGTATCAATAAGCAACGCTTATCCGCAACCTGCCAAAGATTTGCTGGTGCAGTTTTACCGTACCCACTTTCCGGCAAAATTCGGTAGTGCTTCATCAAGGCTACCCTATCAGGTATCACCGGAGGTGCAGGACATCTTCCCGGGTGAAGACTACAAAGCCGAATTTACCCAACTGAAACACTTGCTGGCAAATATGGGTGTCAATGTACCGACGTTGTATAAGCAATATTCTGAGATCACTAAAGCCGGCGGCGTTGCGTTTCTTGATTTCAACGTGGATCCGGACTTTAACGACTGTATAGACGGGCTTGTCGTCGTCGATACCGACAGCCTCACTGACAAAAAGCGTAAGCGCTATCTTGAGGATGCTTCACTGGCGAAATCAGCCTGACAAGGTAATACAATAAAACCATGCCCTGCCTGTAAAAGCCTTGTTCATCAGGGCTTTTCATTATCCACTCCCCTTCTGCATTGATGCATGTCACTGGTGTTTTTCCGTTTAATTAAGCGCTGATTAAAAAATAAACTTGCACATATTGATTACATGTGTAATCTTAAATTAAGACTACAAGCGTAATCCATAAGAGGCATAATAATGTCAGAAGATAAAAACCAGAAGCCCGATATTTCAAACGCTGAATTTGACGTGCTGGATGCATTATGGGATGGCTACCCGGCGACATCAGCAGACATTATTGCGCGTTTAAATTCCCGTAAAGCATGGCATGAGAAAACCATCAAAACCTTGCTTAGCCGGCTGGTGAAAAAGCAGGTTATCAGCTTTGAGAAATTGCAGCGGCAATATTTGTACACACCGCTCATCGCCCGTGAAGATTACACCAAAAAAGAAACGGCCAGTTTTGTCAGCCGGATGTTCAAAGGCAAGATTGCGCCTATGGTTGCCGGCTTTGCCAACCAGAACAGTCTTTCCAGGCAGGATGTGGATGATCTGAAAGCATTGATTGAAAAGTGGGAGAAGAACAATGACTGACTGGTTGCTGCAACAGCAGGTTGTACTGTCTGTTGCGCTTATTTTTCTGATGTTAACCGTGCGCTTTCTTATTCCTGCTTTAGGCGCCGGCCGGGCGTATCAGCTCTGGCTGCTGGTACCCGTGGTGCTCATTGCCCATAACCTGCCTGCTTCAGCAGTGAGCTTACCGGCTGGTCCGGTAAGCCGCT encodes the following:
- a CDS encoding BlaI/MecI/CopY family transcriptional regulator is translated as MSEDKNQKPDISNAEFDVLDALWDGYPATSADIIARLNSRKAWHEKTIKTLLSRLVKKQVISFEKLQRQYLYTPLIAREDYTKKETASFVSRMFKGKIAPMVAGFANQNSLSRQDVDDLKALIEKWEKNND